GGGGTTCGAACTCGAACCAGGGTCAGGGTCAGGCCAACGGCGGCAACGGCGGCGGTCACGGGGGCGGCAACGGTGGTGGTGGCAACGGTGGTGGCGGTGGTGGCCATGACGGTGACGGCCACGGCCCCAGAGGTACGCGCACCTTCCGGGGTGACGAGGGCGCGGCGGCCCCGACCCCACGGATCAGCGCCCTCGCGGAACCGACCAACCACCTCTGACCCGAGATCTCCCGCGCTCTCGTGCGGTCGGCGCGCGCGCATGCCGTTCCGGTGTGACGTTTTCAGCCGTCCCGACGCAGTAGTAAGCGAGCCGACTGGTCATCGGCTGTCGCACGAGCCGGGGTTCCCCCCGTACTCACGGCTCAGTGCACACAAGGCGCGGGCGGGACACGTTCCCCCGGTCCCGCCCGCGCCCGCACACCTCCGCCGCCGCAGGCCCCTCACCAGTAGATGACGACCTTGTCGCCGTCCCTCACCTGCGAGTACATCGCCGCGATCTTTCCCTCGTCCCGGACGTTCACACAGCCGTGCGAGCCGCCGTAGTAGCCCGTCCCCGCGAAGTCCGCGGAGTAGTGGACCGCCTGGCCGCCGCTGAAGAACATCGCGTACGGCATGGGTGAGTCGTAGAGCGTCGACACGTGATGGCGCGACTTGAAGTAGACGGTGAAGACACCTTCGCGGGTGGGCGTGTACTGCGCGCCGAAGCGCACCGCCATCGTCGAGACCGTACGGCCGTCGATCATCCAGCGCAGGGTCCGGCTGGTCTTGCTGATGCACAGCACCCGGCCCGTCATACAGCGCGGGTCCGGTTTCGCGGCGGGCTGGCCGCCGGACGCGTACAGGTCCCACTTGCCCGGCTCGCGGGTCATCCCCAGCAGCCGCTGCCAGGTCACCGAGTCCGTGGTGCCGGTCTTCGGCAGGCCGCGCTTGCCTTGGAAACCCTTGACCGCGTAGACCGTCGAGGCGTCGTACGTCCCCGTCGGGCCCTCGTAGAGCCACTCCACCTGGCGCAGCCGGGCCTGGAGCTCCCGCACCTCTCCGCCCCGGTCGCCCGGCGACCACAGGACCTTGGACGCGGGCTGCCCGGCGGAGCTCGGCGGCTTGGCGTCACCGGGGGAGCGGCCGGCCGGTGACGGCGCACCCGCGGACGACGCCGTACCGGCGGACGGCGAACCCGCCGGTGACGTGCCCGGCGGGCCGGCCGGCTGGATGGTGCACCCGCTCACCACGGTGAGCGCCGCCAGCGCCGTCGCCCCCGCGACCGTTCTCCACATACCTGCTGTACGCATGCG
This sequence is a window from Streptomyces ortus. Protein-coding genes within it:
- a CDS encoding L,D-transpeptidase family protein, translating into MRTAGMWRTVAGATALAALTVVSGCTIQPAGPPGTSPAGSPSAGTASSAGAPSPAGRSPGDAKPPSSAGQPASKVLWSPGDRGGEVRELQARLRQVEWLYEGPTGTYDASTVYAVKGFQGKRGLPKTGTTDSVTWQRLLGMTREPGKWDLYASGGQPAAKPDPRCMTGRVLCISKTSRTLRWMIDGRTVSTMAVRFGAQYTPTREGVFTVYFKSRHHVSTLYDSPMPYAMFFSGGQAVHYSADFAGTGYYGGSHGCVNVRDEGKIAAMYSQVRDGDKVVIYW